From one Pontibacillus sp. HMF3514 genomic stretch:
- the rnpA gene encoding ribonuclease P protein component encodes MKKQNRIKKNEEFQQVFKKGTSFANRQLVLYYLKKENQGHFRIGLSVSKRIGNAVTRNQIKRYLRQAFHEMEDRILSEYDLVIIARKPTNQMNYHEIKKSLNHVLSKNNLLVKSKKA; translated from the coding sequence ATGAAAAAACAAAACCGAATTAAGAAGAACGAAGAATTCCAACAGGTATTTAAAAAAGGGACTTCCTTTGCAAATCGTCAGCTCGTTTTGTATTACTTAAAGAAAGAAAACCAGGGTCATTTTCGAATTGGTTTGTCTGTAAGCAAGCGAATTGGCAATGCTGTGACTAGAAACCAAATAAAAAGATATTTAAGACAAGCTTTTCATGAGATGGAAGATCGAATTCTTTCTGAATATGATCTTGTTATTATTGCTAGAAAACCAACAAATCAAATGAATTATCATGAAATAAAGAAAAGCTTGAACCATGTGCTATCGAAAAATAATCTTTTGGTAAAATCAAAGAAAGCCTAA